One segment of Eschrichtius robustus isolate mEscRob2 chromosome 3, mEscRob2.pri, whole genome shotgun sequence DNA contains the following:
- the MECR gene encoding enoyl-[acyl-carrier-protein] reductase, mitochondrial isoform X3 produces MLAAPVNPSDINMIQGNYGLLPKLPAVGGNEGVGQVIAVGSSVTGVKPGDWVIPANAGLGTWRTEAVFSEEALISVPSDIPLQSAATLGVNPCTAYRMLMDFERLRPGDSVIQNASNSGVGQAVIQIAAALGLRTINVVRDRPDIQKLTDRLKNLGAHHVVTEEELRKHEMKNFFKDVPQPQLALNCVGGKSSTELLRHLAPGGTMVTYGGMAKQPVIASVSLLIFKDLKLRGFWLSQWKKDHSPDQFKELILTLCDLIHRGQLTAPACSEAPLQEYQRALEASMQPFVSSKQILTM; encoded by the exons ATGCTGGCGGCCCCTGTCAATCCATCTGACATTAATATGATCCAAG GCAATTATGGCCTCCTTCCCAAGCTGCCTGCTGTTGGAGGGAATGAAGGTGTTGGACAGGTCATAGCAGTGGGCAGCAGTGTGACCGGGGTGAAGCCAGGAGACTGGGTGATTCCAGCGAATGCTGGTTTGG GAACCTGGCGGACCGAGGCTGTGTTCAGCGAGGAAGCGCTCATCTCGGTTCCGAGTGACATCCCTCTTCAGAGCGCTGCCACCCTGGGCGTCAATCCCTGTACGGCCTACCGGATGCTGATGGACTTTGAGCGGCTGCGGCCAG GGGATTCTGTCATCCAGAATGCATCCAACAGTGGAGTGGGGCAAGCAGTCATCCAGATCGCCGCAGCCCTGGGACTGAGGACCATCAACGTGGTCCGAGACAG ACCTGACATCCAGAAGCTGACCGACAGACTGAAGAATCTGGGGGCCCATCATGTTGTCACAGAAGAGGAACTAAGAAAACATGAGATGAAAAACTTCTTTAAG GACGTGCCCCAGCCTCAGCTTGCTCTCAACTGTGTCGGCGGGAAAAGCTCCACGGAGCTGCTGCGGCACTTGGC GCCTGGAGGAACCATGGTGACCTATGGGGGGATGGCCAAGCAGCCTGTCATCGCCTCTGTG AGCCTGCTCATTTTTAAGGATCTCAAACTTCGGGGCTTTTGGTTATCCCAGTGGAAGAAGGACCACAGTCCAG ACCAGTTCAAGGAGCTGATCCTCACGCTGTGCGATCTCATCCACCGAGGCCAGCTCACGGCCCCTGCCTGCTCCGAGGCCCCACTGCAGGAGTACCAGCGTGCCCTAGAAGCGTCCATGCAGCCTTTCGTGTCTTCCAAGCAGATCCTCACCATGTGA
- the MECR gene encoding enoyl-[acyl-carrier-protein] reductase, mitochondrial isoform X1 translates to MTYLSASGSELTGGSMWVCGALGARIPAQLRRRLFPASRRRRPAAAAFSASAEPSRVRALVYEHHGDPAKVVELKNLELAAVGRSDVHVKMLAAPVNPSDINMIQGNYGLLPKLPAVGGNEGVGQVIAVGSSVTGVKPGDWVIPANAGLGTWRTEAVFSEEALISVPSDIPLQSAATLGVNPCTAYRMLMDFERLRPGDSVIQNASNSGVGQAVIQIAAALGLRTINVVRDRPDIQKLTDRLKNLGAHHVVTEEELRKHEMKNFFKDVPQPQLALNCVGGKSSTELLRHLAPGGTMVTYGGMAKQPVIASVSLLIFKDLKLRGFWLSQWKKDHSPDQFKELILTLCDLIHRGQLTAPACSEAPLQEYQRALEASMQPFVSSKQILTM, encoded by the exons ATGACGTATCTCTCAGCGTCCGGCTCTGAGTTAACCGGAGGGAGCATGTGGGTCTGCGGGGCGCTCGGGGCGCGAATCCCGGCTCAGCTACGGCGGCGGCTGTTCCCCGCGTCCCGCCGCCGCCGGCCTGCTGCCGCCGCCTTCTCCGCATCTGCCGAGCCCTCCCGGGTCCGGGCGCTGGTCTATGAGCACCACGGGGACCCAGCCAAGGTCGTCGA ACTGAAGAACCTGGAGCTGGCTGCTGTGGGCAGATCAGACGTCCATGTGAAGATGCTGGCGGCCCCTGTCAATCCATCTGACATTAATATGATCCAAG GCAATTATGGCCTCCTTCCCAAGCTGCCTGCTGTTGGAGGGAATGAAGGTGTTGGACAGGTCATAGCAGTGGGCAGCAGTGTGACCGGGGTGAAGCCAGGAGACTGGGTGATTCCAGCGAATGCTGGTTTGG GAACCTGGCGGACCGAGGCTGTGTTCAGCGAGGAAGCGCTCATCTCGGTTCCGAGTGACATCCCTCTTCAGAGCGCTGCCACCCTGGGCGTCAATCCCTGTACGGCCTACCGGATGCTGATGGACTTTGAGCGGCTGCGGCCAG GGGATTCTGTCATCCAGAATGCATCCAACAGTGGAGTGGGGCAAGCAGTCATCCAGATCGCCGCAGCCCTGGGACTGAGGACCATCAACGTGGTCCGAGACAG ACCTGACATCCAGAAGCTGACCGACAGACTGAAGAATCTGGGGGCCCATCATGTTGTCACAGAAGAGGAACTAAGAAAACATGAGATGAAAAACTTCTTTAAG GACGTGCCCCAGCCTCAGCTTGCTCTCAACTGTGTCGGCGGGAAAAGCTCCACGGAGCTGCTGCGGCACTTGGC GCCTGGAGGAACCATGGTGACCTATGGGGGGATGGCCAAGCAGCCTGTCATCGCCTCTGTG AGCCTGCTCATTTTTAAGGATCTCAAACTTCGGGGCTTTTGGTTATCCCAGTGGAAGAAGGACCACAGTCCAG ACCAGTTCAAGGAGCTGATCCTCACGCTGTGCGATCTCATCCACCGAGGCCAGCTCACGGCCCCTGCCTGCTCCGAGGCCCCACTGCAGGAGTACCAGCGTGCCCTAGAAGCGTCCATGCAGCCTTTCGTGTCTTCCAAGCAGATCCTCACCATGTGA
- the MECR gene encoding enoyl-[acyl-carrier-protein] reductase, mitochondrial isoform X2, translated as MSTTGTQPRLKNLELAAVGRSDVHVKMLAAPVNPSDINMIQGNYGLLPKLPAVGGNEGVGQVIAVGSSVTGVKPGDWVIPANAGLGTWRTEAVFSEEALISVPSDIPLQSAATLGVNPCTAYRMLMDFERLRPGDSVIQNASNSGVGQAVIQIAAALGLRTINVVRDRPDIQKLTDRLKNLGAHHVVTEEELRKHEMKNFFKDVPQPQLALNCVGGKSSTELLRHLAPGGTMVTYGGMAKQPVIASVSLLIFKDLKLRGFWLSQWKKDHSPDQFKELILTLCDLIHRGQLTAPACSEAPLQEYQRALEASMQPFVSSKQILTM; from the exons ATGAGCACCACGGGGACCCAGCCAAG ACTGAAGAACCTGGAGCTGGCTGCTGTGGGCAGATCAGACGTCCATGTGAAGATGCTGGCGGCCCCTGTCAATCCATCTGACATTAATATGATCCAAG GCAATTATGGCCTCCTTCCCAAGCTGCCTGCTGTTGGAGGGAATGAAGGTGTTGGACAGGTCATAGCAGTGGGCAGCAGTGTGACCGGGGTGAAGCCAGGAGACTGGGTGATTCCAGCGAATGCTGGTTTGG GAACCTGGCGGACCGAGGCTGTGTTCAGCGAGGAAGCGCTCATCTCGGTTCCGAGTGACATCCCTCTTCAGAGCGCTGCCACCCTGGGCGTCAATCCCTGTACGGCCTACCGGATGCTGATGGACTTTGAGCGGCTGCGGCCAG GGGATTCTGTCATCCAGAATGCATCCAACAGTGGAGTGGGGCAAGCAGTCATCCAGATCGCCGCAGCCCTGGGACTGAGGACCATCAACGTGGTCCGAGACAG ACCTGACATCCAGAAGCTGACCGACAGACTGAAGAATCTGGGGGCCCATCATGTTGTCACAGAAGAGGAACTAAGAAAACATGAGATGAAAAACTTCTTTAAG GACGTGCCCCAGCCTCAGCTTGCTCTCAACTGTGTCGGCGGGAAAAGCTCCACGGAGCTGCTGCGGCACTTGGC GCCTGGAGGAACCATGGTGACCTATGGGGGGATGGCCAAGCAGCCTGTCATCGCCTCTGTG AGCCTGCTCATTTTTAAGGATCTCAAACTTCGGGGCTTTTGGTTATCCCAGTGGAAGAAGGACCACAGTCCAG ACCAGTTCAAGGAGCTGATCCTCACGCTGTGCGATCTCATCCACCGAGGCCAGCTCACGGCCCCTGCCTGCTCCGAGGCCCCACTGCAGGAGTACCAGCGTGCCCTAGAAGCGTCCATGCAGCCTTTCGTGTCTTCCAAGCAGATCCTCACCATGTGA